A region of Zeugodacus cucurbitae isolate PBARC_wt_2022May chromosome 5, idZeuCucr1.2, whole genome shotgun sequence DNA encodes the following proteins:
- the LOC105212836 gene encoding 3'-5' RNA helicase YTHDC2 isoform X1, translating to MTEDEKVAQQMMAIRSGKRDKKVNKDIILPEGERLQLQHRIAEFLAGTDVELVIPGLSNAQRKYVHNYIARLGLLSRSYGSKNNRVLHITHRKRLKLSGCLRKVELSSASRLVLEKLPLYTVTERSVHERRQRIQKKNRLRCEALLGGLGPRLVPPHPNRIPTELYKDKRELPIYFYQDEIKRILKQSPIFIISGETGSGKTTQVPQYILNDSTRRSRPCRIMVTQPRRVAAVSVANRVAEERGEQIGDIVGYQIRLESRVQKNTNLIYTTSGCLLRSIMADTKDFFRKITHLIIDEIHERDKYTDFILITIKDQLKSNKDLKVILMSATMDIHLLSEYFDNCAVVNVPGQGYNVKIFHLEDILYRTGYRTALMEKYLRSMDEIDTPKSKEIYMNTGKIASKSNGMQSNIIDTHLQLSLDALIDQCFAENYRREEEIFTLFDQIQYFIESEGMPVDTVHSLTGTTPLMAASKCNLPKYLELFLHHKANVHLVNAEGLTALDYATIHSDQKCMKILQSLDIVHKDEMILNQELHEKQRILYAYQKQFNDENEVDHDLILSLIEGLYRSPHPGAIMVFLPGYNDIVQQRDLIQSTLPVNTYRICILHGQMDSNDQTEALQRHLVRKIILSTNIGQTSITIPDLAYIIDSGKVKMKTHDSITESSQLQSVWISKADANQRSGRAGRTQNGVCYRLFSSATYEYMPKFSVPEFMRIPLTEVCLYAKTLDRQSDVQSYLARSLNPPSNVSVQNAIRKLQILEVFDGDENVTELGKHLVEIPLDVQLGKCLLYGIFFKCFDSILTIVAYHSIKDPFILPTDRAAQGHASFQRKSFAGKTFSDQLGILSLYKSYCSVRNNWKRVREFCSKYFLSHSAMETFCATRRQIADLSSQKFHVGQEASLFNDDLNIVRCCLVAGLYPNVAEIDRAQNILISGAEKRLLLQRTSALNPPGKKNFKEFIDELPYDWVVFYEKTRVGKTCSINMNTVVSPVVIILHCGKDCILDEDTSGDSEVSDNEEFTDKNVKAISLSEHIAAKNQIAIMSLDHWIKYELPVKDAKMLLQLRVLIKSQFETFLQSGHCMQTSTSVYCIQKLLHSLEI from the exons atgactGAAGATGAAAAAGTAGCACAACAAATGATGGCGATAAGATCCGGCAAAAGagacaaaaaagtaaacaaagatATAATTTTACCTGAAGGAGAACGGTTGCAATTGCAACATCGCATAGCAGAATTTTTAGCCGGTACAGATGTTGAGTTGGTTATTCCAGGTTTATCCAATGCACAAAGAAAATATGTTCATAATTATATTGCTCGCCTTGGATTATTATCGCGTAGCTATGGTTCGAAAAATAACCGCGTATTACATATTACACATCGCAAACGTCTAAAATTGTCTGGATGTTTACGTAAAGTCGAATTGTCGTCTGCTAGCCGATTGGTATTGGAAAAATTACCTTTATATACTGTAACTGAGAGAAGTGTTCATGAACGTCGTCAACGAATACAAAAAAAGAACCGTTTGCGTTGTGAAGCATTATTAGGTGGATTGGGACCACGTCTTGTTCCTCCACATCCAAATCGCATACCTACTGAACTTTATAAGGATAAACGAGAACTCCCAATTTACTTTTACCAAGATGAGATAAAacgaattttaaaacaaagtccC atttttataattAGTGGTGAAACTGGATCAGGGAAAACTACGCAAGTGccacaatatattttaaacgaCAGTACGCGTAGGAGCAGGCCTTGTCGAATTATGGTCACACAGCCGAGACGAGTAGCAGCAGTTTCTGTTGCCAATAGGGTAGCAGAAGAAAGAGGTGAACAAATTGGAGATATTGTTGGTTATCAAATACGTTTGGAAA GTCGTGTtcagaaaaatacaaatttaatctaCACAACAAGTGGTTGTCTCTTACGTTCTATAATGGCTGATACGAAGGATTTCTTTCGGAAGATAACTCATTTAATAATTGACGAAATTCACGAGCGGGATAAATACACTGATTTTATACTTATAACGATTAAAGACCAACTAAAGAGTAATAAAGATCTCAAAGTTATTCTAATGTCAGCTACAATGGATATACATTTATTGTCAGAATACTTCGATAATTGCGCAGTGGTAAATGTACCCGGCCAGGGTTATAATGTGAAAATTTTCCATCTTGAAGATATCCTTTATAGAACGGGCTACCGAACTGCtttaatggaaaaatatttacgTTCAATGGATGAAATCGACACACCGAAgtcaaaagaaatatatatgaatactgGCAAAATTGCCTCTAAATCAAATGGAATGCAATCAAATATAATTGATACACATTTACAACTCAGTTTAGATGCCCTTATTGATCAGTGCTTTGCTGAAAACTACCGGCGCGAAGAAGAAATATTCACTTTGTTTGACCAAATTCAGTATTTTATTGAAAGTGAAGGAATGCCAGTGGATACGGTACATTCTCTTACAG GTACAACCCCACTTATGGCAGCAAGTAAATGTAATTTGCCAAAATATTTGGAACtttttctgcaccataaagcgaATGTCCATCTAGTTAACGCAGAAGGATTAACTGCTCTCGATTACGCGACCATACATTCAGatcaaaaatgtatgaaaatattgcaAAGCTTGGATATTGTCCATAAAGACGAAATGATATTAAACCAGGAATTGCATGAAAAACAACGTATTTTATATGCCTATCAGAAACAATTTAATGATGAGAATGAAGTTGACCATGATCTGATTTTATCGCTAATTGAAGGTCTATATCGTAGTCCGCATCCTGGTGCTATCATGGTATTTCTGCCAGGATACAATGATATAGTTCAACAACGAGATCTTATTCAAAGTACGCTACCAGTTAACACATATCGGATTTGTATCCTTCATGGTCAAATGGATTCAAACGATCAAACCGAAGCCCTCCAAAGACATTTagttcgaaaaataatattatctacAAACATTGGTCAGACGTCAATAACCATACCTGATTTAGCATACATTATTGATTCGGGAAAAGTTAAAATGAAAACTCATGACTCAATCACGGAATCGTCTCAACTTCAATCAGTATGGATATCAAAGGCAGACGCAAATCAACGGTCTGGGCGTGCTGGTCGAACTCAGAATGGTGTTTGTTATCGATTATTTTCTTCGGCAACATATGAGTATATGCCAAAGTTTAGCGTTCCCGAATTTATGCGAATTCCCTTGACTGAAGTTTGCTTGTACGCGAAAACGCTAGATCGTCAAAGCGATGTGCAATCATATTTAGCTCGTTCTCTAAATCCTCCTTCAAACGTAAGTGTACAGAATGCTATTAGAAAACTGCAAATACTTGAAGTTTTTGATGGCGATGAAAACGTTACAGAGTTGGGCAAGCATTTAGTTGAAATTCCACTGGATGTTCAACTTGGCAAGTGCTTATTGtatggtattttttttaaatgcttcgATTCTATATTGACTATTGTCGCTTATCACTCAATAAAAGATCCTTTTATCTTGCCAACAGACCGTGCAGCTCAAGGTCATGCCTCATTCCAACGTAAATCTTTTGCAGGAAAGACATTCAGTGATCAACTAGGTATATTGTCATTATATAAATCTTATTGTTCTGTTCGCAACAATTGGAAACGTGTTCGGGAGTTCTGTAGCAAATATTTTCTGTCACATTCTGCTATGGAAACATTTTGCGCAACGCGACGACAAATAGCTGATTTGTCTTCCCAAAAATTTCATGTAGGCCAAGAAGCATCTCTATTCAACGATGATTTGAATATTGTTCGTTGTTGTTTGGTTGCCGGCTTATATCCTAATGTAGCAGAAATTGATCGCGCACAAAATATTCTAATATCGGGAGCCGAAAAACGATTGCTTTTACAACGGACGTCGGCATTGAATCCGCCAGGCAAgaagaattttaaagaattcATTGATGAGTTACCATACGACTGGGTGGTTTTCTATGAAAAAACACGTGTGGGAAAAACTTGTTCCATAAACATGAACACTGTAGTTTCACCCGTAGTAATTATTCTCCACTGCGGCAAAGATTGTATACTGGATGAAGACACATCGGGGGATTCTGAAGTTTCAGATAACGAAGAGTTTACAGACAAAAACGTAAAAGCAATTTCTTTATCAGAACATATAGCAGCTAAAAACCAAATTGCTATAATGTCTTTAGATCATTGGATTAAATATGAATTACCTGTTAAAGACGCCAAAATGCTCTTACAACTTCGAGTTTTAATAAAATCCCAATTTGAAACTTTCTTACAAAGTGGTCATTGCATGCAAACTTCAACTTCAGTTTATTGTATACAAAAGCTTCTTCACAGTTTAGAAATTTAG
- the LOC105212836 gene encoding 3'-5' RNA helicase YTHDC2 isoform X2, which produces MTEDEKVAQQMMAIRSGKRDKKVNKDIILPEGERLQLQHRIAEFLAGTDVELVIPGLSNAQRKYVHNYIARLGLLSRSYGSKNNRVLHITHRKRLKLSGCLRKVELSSASRLVLEKLPLYTVTERSVHERRQRIQKKNRLRCEALLGGLGPRLVPPHPNRIPTELYKDKRELPIYFYQDEIKRILKQSPIFIISGETGSGKTTQVPQYILNDSTRRSRPCRIMVTQPRRVAAVSVANRVAEERGEQIGDIVGYQIRLESRVQKNTNLIYTTSGCLLRSIMADTKDFFRKITHLIIDEIHERDKYTDFILITIKDQLKSNKDLKVILMSATMDIHLLSEYFDNCAVVNVPGQGYNVKIFHLEDILYRTGYRTALMEKYLRSMDEIDTPKSKEIYMNTGKIASKSNGMQSNIIDTHLQLSLDALIDQCFAENYRREEEIFTLFDQIQYFIESEGMPVDTVHSLTASKCNLPKYLELFLHHKANVHLVNAEGLTALDYATIHSDQKCMKILQSLDIVHKDEMILNQELHEKQRILYAYQKQFNDENEVDHDLILSLIEGLYRSPHPGAIMVFLPGYNDIVQQRDLIQSTLPVNTYRICILHGQMDSNDQTEALQRHLVRKIILSTNIGQTSITIPDLAYIIDSGKVKMKTHDSITESSQLQSVWISKADANQRSGRAGRTQNGVCYRLFSSATYEYMPKFSVPEFMRIPLTEVCLYAKTLDRQSDVQSYLARSLNPPSNVSVQNAIRKLQILEVFDGDENVTELGKHLVEIPLDVQLGKCLLYGIFFKCFDSILTIVAYHSIKDPFILPTDRAAQGHASFQRKSFAGKTFSDQLGILSLYKSYCSVRNNWKRVREFCSKYFLSHSAMETFCATRRQIADLSSQKFHVGQEASLFNDDLNIVRCCLVAGLYPNVAEIDRAQNILISGAEKRLLLQRTSALNPPGKKNFKEFIDELPYDWVVFYEKTRVGKTCSINMNTVVSPVVIILHCGKDCILDEDTSGDSEVSDNEEFTDKNVKAISLSEHIAAKNQIAIMSLDHWIKYELPVKDAKMLLQLRVLIKSQFETFLQSGHCMQTSTSVYCIQKLLHSLEI; this is translated from the exons atgactGAAGATGAAAAAGTAGCACAACAAATGATGGCGATAAGATCCGGCAAAAGagacaaaaaagtaaacaaagatATAATTTTACCTGAAGGAGAACGGTTGCAATTGCAACATCGCATAGCAGAATTTTTAGCCGGTACAGATGTTGAGTTGGTTATTCCAGGTTTATCCAATGCACAAAGAAAATATGTTCATAATTATATTGCTCGCCTTGGATTATTATCGCGTAGCTATGGTTCGAAAAATAACCGCGTATTACATATTACACATCGCAAACGTCTAAAATTGTCTGGATGTTTACGTAAAGTCGAATTGTCGTCTGCTAGCCGATTGGTATTGGAAAAATTACCTTTATATACTGTAACTGAGAGAAGTGTTCATGAACGTCGTCAACGAATACAAAAAAAGAACCGTTTGCGTTGTGAAGCATTATTAGGTGGATTGGGACCACGTCTTGTTCCTCCACATCCAAATCGCATACCTACTGAACTTTATAAGGATAAACGAGAACTCCCAATTTACTTTTACCAAGATGAGATAAAacgaattttaaaacaaagtccC atttttataattAGTGGTGAAACTGGATCAGGGAAAACTACGCAAGTGccacaatatattttaaacgaCAGTACGCGTAGGAGCAGGCCTTGTCGAATTATGGTCACACAGCCGAGACGAGTAGCAGCAGTTTCTGTTGCCAATAGGGTAGCAGAAGAAAGAGGTGAACAAATTGGAGATATTGTTGGTTATCAAATACGTTTGGAAA GTCGTGTtcagaaaaatacaaatttaatctaCACAACAAGTGGTTGTCTCTTACGTTCTATAATGGCTGATACGAAGGATTTCTTTCGGAAGATAACTCATTTAATAATTGACGAAATTCACGAGCGGGATAAATACACTGATTTTATACTTATAACGATTAAAGACCAACTAAAGAGTAATAAAGATCTCAAAGTTATTCTAATGTCAGCTACAATGGATATACATTTATTGTCAGAATACTTCGATAATTGCGCAGTGGTAAATGTACCCGGCCAGGGTTATAATGTGAAAATTTTCCATCTTGAAGATATCCTTTATAGAACGGGCTACCGAACTGCtttaatggaaaaatatttacgTTCAATGGATGAAATCGACACACCGAAgtcaaaagaaatatatatgaatactgGCAAAATTGCCTCTAAATCAAATGGAATGCAATCAAATATAATTGATACACATTTACAACTCAGTTTAGATGCCCTTATTGATCAGTGCTTTGCTGAAAACTACCGGCGCGAAGAAGAAATATTCACTTTGTTTGACCAAATTCAGTATTTTATTGAAAGTGAAGGAATGCCAGTGGATACGGTACATTCTCTTACAG CAAGTAAATGTAATTTGCCAAAATATTTGGAACtttttctgcaccataaagcgaATGTCCATCTAGTTAACGCAGAAGGATTAACTGCTCTCGATTACGCGACCATACATTCAGatcaaaaatgtatgaaaatattgcaAAGCTTGGATATTGTCCATAAAGACGAAATGATATTAAACCAGGAATTGCATGAAAAACAACGTATTTTATATGCCTATCAGAAACAATTTAATGATGAGAATGAAGTTGACCATGATCTGATTTTATCGCTAATTGAAGGTCTATATCGTAGTCCGCATCCTGGTGCTATCATGGTATTTCTGCCAGGATACAATGATATAGTTCAACAACGAGATCTTATTCAAAGTACGCTACCAGTTAACACATATCGGATTTGTATCCTTCATGGTCAAATGGATTCAAACGATCAAACCGAAGCCCTCCAAAGACATTTagttcgaaaaataatattatctacAAACATTGGTCAGACGTCAATAACCATACCTGATTTAGCATACATTATTGATTCGGGAAAAGTTAAAATGAAAACTCATGACTCAATCACGGAATCGTCTCAACTTCAATCAGTATGGATATCAAAGGCAGACGCAAATCAACGGTCTGGGCGTGCTGGTCGAACTCAGAATGGTGTTTGTTATCGATTATTTTCTTCGGCAACATATGAGTATATGCCAAAGTTTAGCGTTCCCGAATTTATGCGAATTCCCTTGACTGAAGTTTGCTTGTACGCGAAAACGCTAGATCGTCAAAGCGATGTGCAATCATATTTAGCTCGTTCTCTAAATCCTCCTTCAAACGTAAGTGTACAGAATGCTATTAGAAAACTGCAAATACTTGAAGTTTTTGATGGCGATGAAAACGTTACAGAGTTGGGCAAGCATTTAGTTGAAATTCCACTGGATGTTCAACTTGGCAAGTGCTTATTGtatggtattttttttaaatgcttcgATTCTATATTGACTATTGTCGCTTATCACTCAATAAAAGATCCTTTTATCTTGCCAACAGACCGTGCAGCTCAAGGTCATGCCTCATTCCAACGTAAATCTTTTGCAGGAAAGACATTCAGTGATCAACTAGGTATATTGTCATTATATAAATCTTATTGTTCTGTTCGCAACAATTGGAAACGTGTTCGGGAGTTCTGTAGCAAATATTTTCTGTCACATTCTGCTATGGAAACATTTTGCGCAACGCGACGACAAATAGCTGATTTGTCTTCCCAAAAATTTCATGTAGGCCAAGAAGCATCTCTATTCAACGATGATTTGAATATTGTTCGTTGTTGTTTGGTTGCCGGCTTATATCCTAATGTAGCAGAAATTGATCGCGCACAAAATATTCTAATATCGGGAGCCGAAAAACGATTGCTTTTACAACGGACGTCGGCATTGAATCCGCCAGGCAAgaagaattttaaagaattcATTGATGAGTTACCATACGACTGGGTGGTTTTCTATGAAAAAACACGTGTGGGAAAAACTTGTTCCATAAACATGAACACTGTAGTTTCACCCGTAGTAATTATTCTCCACTGCGGCAAAGATTGTATACTGGATGAAGACACATCGGGGGATTCTGAAGTTTCAGATAACGAAGAGTTTACAGACAAAAACGTAAAAGCAATTTCTTTATCAGAACATATAGCAGCTAAAAACCAAATTGCTATAATGTCTTTAGATCATTGGATTAAATATGAATTACCTGTTAAAGACGCCAAAATGCTCTTACAACTTCGAGTTTTAATAAAATCCCAATTTGAAACTTTCTTACAAAGTGGTCATTGCATGCAAACTTCAACTTCAGTTTATTGTATACAAAAGCTTCTTCACAGTTTAGAAATTTAG
- the LOC105212837 gene encoding uncharacterized protein LOC105212837 isoform X2 — protein MKVLIAIIIICVANTGATQVVLKNVNYEGIVDDLIKEAQEITIRTANALQLQYKIIVVEPTNQVDSAVQSIEDRREESPKCVEVKDPDVQIVVTSLHDEINVCGAIAAKTSAGIMNDINAATQQIVFDGYDVLKLYQKCKNYKNSILKSSCYAKLSVKVTLYIKNSRRSINTIKGANHRVPAVFSEADECTHKAADLAITELDDIHTEIVSCINENK, from the exons ATGAAAGTCCTCAtagcaataataattatttgcgTTGCGAAC acTGGAGCTACGCAAGTCGTATTGAAAAATGTTAACTATGAAGGAATAGTAGATGATTTAATAAAGGAAGCTCAAGAAATAACGATTAGAACTGCTAACGCTTTGCAATtgcaatacaaaataattgttgtAGAGCCTACAAACCAAGTTGATTCTGCGGTACAGAGTATTGAGGATCGCCGTGAAGAGAGTCCAAAGTGTGTAGAAGTTAAGGATCCAGATGTGCAGATAGTTGTGACCAGTTTACATGATGAAATTAATGTCTGCGGAGCTATTGCTGCTAAAACATCAGCAGGAATTATGAACGACATTAACGCAGCGACACAACAGATAGTATTTGATGGATATGACGTTTTAAAACTTtaccaaaaatgcaaaaactacaaaaacagtATTTTAAAGAGTTCCTGTTACGCTAAACTGTCGGTAAAAGTTACATTGTACATTAAAAACTCGCGTCGGTCTATAAATACCATTAAAGGTGCTAATCATCGGGTACCAGCTGTGTTTTCGGAAGCAGATGAATGCACACATAAGGCTGCAGATCTGGCCATTACTGAATTAGATGACATTCATACTGAAATTGTTTCCTGtatcaatgaaaataaataa
- the LOC105212837 gene encoding uncharacterized protein LOC105212837 isoform X1, with protein sequence MKVLIAIIIICVANVTGATQVVLKNVNYEGIVDDLIKEAQEITIRTANALQLQYKIIVVEPTNQVDSAVQSIEDRREESPKCVEVKDPDVQIVVTSLHDEINVCGAIAAKTSAGIMNDINAATQQIVFDGYDVLKLYQKCKNYKNSILKSSCYAKLSVKVTLYIKNSRRSINTIKGANHRVPAVFSEADECTHKAADLAITELDDIHTEIVSCINENK encoded by the exons ATGAAAGTCCTCAtagcaataataattatttgcgTTGCGAACGTG acTGGAGCTACGCAAGTCGTATTGAAAAATGTTAACTATGAAGGAATAGTAGATGATTTAATAAAGGAAGCTCAAGAAATAACGATTAGAACTGCTAACGCTTTGCAATtgcaatacaaaataattgttgtAGAGCCTACAAACCAAGTTGATTCTGCGGTACAGAGTATTGAGGATCGCCGTGAAGAGAGTCCAAAGTGTGTAGAAGTTAAGGATCCAGATGTGCAGATAGTTGTGACCAGTTTACATGATGAAATTAATGTCTGCGGAGCTATTGCTGCTAAAACATCAGCAGGAATTATGAACGACATTAACGCAGCGACACAACAGATAGTATTTGATGGATATGACGTTTTAAAACTTtaccaaaaatgcaaaaactacaaaaacagtATTTTAAAGAGTTCCTGTTACGCTAAACTGTCGGTAAAAGTTACATTGTACATTAAAAACTCGCGTCGGTCTATAAATACCATTAAAGGTGCTAATCATCGGGTACCAGCTGTGTTTTCGGAAGCAGATGAATGCACACATAAGGCTGCAGATCTGGCCATTACTGAATTAGATGACATTCATACTGAAATTGTTTCCTGtatcaatgaaaataaataa